The following coding sequences are from one Gopherus flavomarginatus isolate rGopFla2 chromosome 21, rGopFla2.mat.asm, whole genome shotgun sequence window:
- the LOC127038887 gene encoding chymotrypsin-like elastase family member 2A: MIGILFATLTLATGALSCGDPAYPPLLTRVVGGEDARPFSWPWQVSLQYSSSGNWYHTCGGTLIAPNWVLTAAHCISSSRTYQVLLGKYNLKATEEGSVAVSPQKIIVHERWDSSRLADGNDIALIKLSQSVALSNQIQPACLPPANSLLASGVVCYVTGWGRLQTNGALPNKLQQGPLVVVDYATCSLPAWWGTTVKTTMVCAGGDGVISSCNVSPENLAVMGVSLESSALWEGTLKMRQGTRIYPF, from the exons ATGATCGGTATCCTGTTCGCTaccctgacactggccactgggg CCCTCAGTTGTGGGGATCCCGCCTACCCGCCTCTCTTGACCAGAGTGGTTGGAGGAGAAGATGCAAGACCATTCAGCTGGCCCTGGCAG GTGTCCCTGCAATACAGTTCCAGTGGTAACTGGTATCACACCTGTGGGGGAACCCTCATTGCACCCAACTGGGTCCTGACAGCTGCTCACTGCATCAG CTCTTCTCGGACCTATCAAGTGCTTCTTGGCAAATACAACCTAAAGGCTACTGAAGAAGGATCGGTTGCAGTCAGTCCACAAAAAATCATTGTCCATGAACGGTGGGACTCAAGCCGTCTTGCAGATGG CAACGACATTGCTTTGATCAAACTCTCCCAGAGCGTTGCCCTGAGCAATCAAATCCAGCCAGCCTGCCTCCCCCCGGCAAACAGTCTCCTGGCCTCTGGCGTGGTCTGCTACGTAACAGGATGGGGAAGGCTGCAGA CAAACGGTGCTCTCCCaaataaactgcagcaagggccaTTGGTCGTGGTGGATTACGCCACCTGTTCCCTGCCTGCCTGGTGGGGTACCACAGTAAAAACCACCATGGTCTGTGCAGGCGGCGACGGGGTGATCTCCAGCTGCAACGTGAGTCCAGAGAACTTGGCAGTTATGGGCGTGTCTTTAGAGAGTTCTGCATTATGGGAAGGGACGCTGAAGATGAGGCAGGGTACTAGGATCTACCCCTTCTAG